Within Massilia endophytica, the genomic segment TGCGCCGCTTCGACGCGAGATAGGCCGCGATGTTCGGCCGCTCTGCCACCATATCGTGCAGGGCGATGAGTTCGGGCCATTGCGGCTCGAGTCTTGCCATCGCCTTGGGGAAGGCGTAGCGCAGGCCCTCGACCAGCTGGAACAGGGAAAGGTCCACATACGTCAGCCGCGAGCCAACGGCGAACCTGCCCCGCCCGGCATGGTTCCGCACCACCTGTTCGAAGTAGCCGAGGTATTTCGGAATGCGCCCGCTGGTGAAATCCTGCGCGCGCTTCTTCGCCTCCTTCTTCTGGTCCTCGTAGTAGAGGTTCGTGGACACGGGATGGTGCGTGTCGTGCGCCTCGTTGACGATATCCGCAATCGTCAGCTGCAGCTGGTTGCACCATAACCTGCCCGCCTCGCTGCGCGGCGCCAGGCCGTGGCGCGCGCCGAGGAAGAGCAGAATGCTCGCCGTCTGCCCGATCAGCAGATCCCCCGCCTTCAGCACGGGCGGCGCGAACGAGGGCGTTCCCGGCTGGGCGTGGTCGATGGACGCCATCAGCGCTGGCATGCCCTTCCTGTTCCGCGCCACGTCGGCATAGGGGATGCCCGCCTCCTCCAGCGCCAGCCGCACGAATTCGCCGCGTCCCTGGATGGTCGGCCAGTAGTACAGCACGTAGGGTTCCATTCAAGCCTGCCTGGTTTCCAGGTGCCCGAGCGTTTGCAGGATGGGGCAGTCGGGACGATCGTCGCCATGGCAGCAGCTCGCAAGCGATGCCAGCGTGTCGCGCATCTCGGTCAGTTCCCGGATGCGCTGATTCAGTTCATCCACATGCGACAGGGCGATACTCTTCACCGCCGCGCTGGCGCGCTGCTTGTCCTGCCACAGCGAGAGCAGGCCCTTGATCTGCTCCAGCGAGAACCCCAGGTCGCGGGCACGGCGGATGAAACGCAGCGTGTGCAGGTCCCGGTCACCGTAGATGCGGTAGCCGCTGTCAGTGCGCTGCGTCGCGGGCACGAGGCCGATGCTCTCGTAGTAGCGGATCATCTTGGCGCTGACGCCCGAGGCGGCAGCGGCTTCACCGATATTCATGCGTGCTCCTTGCTGCCCGGCTGCCAGCGGCGCAGCAGCAAGGCGTTGGTGATGACGCTGACGGAACTCAGCGCCATGGCCGCTCCCGCCGCGACGGGGCTCAGCATGCCCAGCGCAGCCAGCGGAATACCAGCCAGATTGTAGACGAAGGCCCAGAACAGGTTCTGGCGGATCTTGCGCATCGTGCGCTGGGAGATGTCGATGGCATCGGCCACCAGAGCGGGATCGCCGCGCATCAGCGTCACCCCAGCCGCATGCATGGCCACGTCCGTGCCGCCGGACATGGCGATGCCTACATCCGCAGCGGCCAGCGCGGGCGCGTCGTTGATGCCGTCGCCCACCATGGCCACCACCGCGCCCTTGCGCCGCAGCGCGGCTACGTGCTCGGTCTTGTCCCCGGGAAGCAGGTCGGCGTAGGCCTCCGCAATGCCGACACTGGAGGCGATGGCATCCGCGCTGCCCTGGTTGTCGCCGGTGAGCATGGCCACAGCGATGTGGCGGCGCTGCAGGCGCTGAACGGCTCCCTGCGCGCTGGGCTTGGGCGGATCGGTGAAGGCCAGCAGGCCAAGCAGGCGCCCTTGGTCCGCATCCGCAAGCCAGGACACTGTATGGCCGCTGCGTTCCAGCTGCCGCGCGCCCTCCTCCAGTGCCTGCAGAGCGATGCCCTGCTCCTGCATCAGGCGAGAACTACCCAGCAGCACGCTCCGTCCCTCGACCCTGCCTTGCAGGCCGCGCCCCGGCAGCGCGGACACTGCCGCCGCAGCCGGGACCGGCAAACCCGCTGCCGCATCGAGCACCGCCCGGGCCAGCGCATGTTCGCTGCCCCGCTGCAAGGAAGCGGCCAGCGCCAGCACGCGCTGCTCTTCCACACCCTCTGCCGCCTTCAGTTTCGCCAGGACGGGGCGGCCCTGGGTCAGCGTGCCGGTCTTGTCGAAAACGACGGTATCGATCCTGTGCGCCAGCTCCAGCGCTTCTGCATCCTTGATCAGGATGCCATGACGCGCGGCGACGCCGGTGCCTGCCATGATGGCGGCGGGCGTCGCCAGGCCGAGCGCGCAAGGGCAGGCGATCACCAGCACCGTTACCGCATTGATGGTGGCCAGTTCGAGGTCGCCCGAGTGCCACGCCCATCCGGCGAAGGTGAGCGCGGCCAGCACCAGCACCACGGGAACAAAGATGGCGCTCACCCTGTCCACCAGTTTCTGCACAGGCGCCTTGGCGGCCTGTGCGTCCTCCACCAGGCGGATGATGCGGGCAAGGGTGCTCTCTGCGCCCACTGCGGTGGTGCGCACAACGAGCATGCCTTCGCCGTTGATGGAGCCGCCCGTGACGCGGTCGCCGGTCTCGCGCGGCACCGGCAGGCTTTCACCCGTCATCATGGATTCGTCCACGTGGCTGGAGCCCTCGGCCACCACGCCGTCCACTGCAATGCGCTCGCCAGGCCGCACCACCACCATGTCACCAGACCTAACCTGCGCGACGGGCACGTCCACTTCTTCCGCGCCGCGCCGCACGCGCGCCGATTCAGGGCGCAGGCTTTGCAGGGCGCGGATTGCAGCCGTCGTCTGGCGCTTGGCCCGGGCCTCCAGCCATTTGCCCAGCAGGACAAGAGTGATCACCACGGCCGATGCTTCGAAATAGAGATGCGGCATGCCTTCCTGCCCCGCCAGCAGCAGGTAGACGCTCAGGCCATAGGCCGCGCTGGTGCCGAGCGCCACCAGCAGATCCATATTGCCGGAGCGCGCCATCGCCGCCTTCCAGCCCGCGCGGTAGAAACGCGCGCCGAGAACGAACTGGACGGGCGTGGCCAGGAGCCACTGGATGCGGGAATCCAGCATCCAGTGATAGCCCAGCCAGTCGAGCAGCATCGGCAGCATCAGCGGCAGCGAGAGCGCGGCCGCCAGGGCGACGCGGGCTCCCTCGCCCAGCAGCGGCTCGGCGGCAGGCGCCGGCGCCGCGGCGGGGCCGGCAAAGGCGTCGTTGGCCGCTTCCGCGTGGTAGCCCGCGCGTTCGATCGCCTCCTGCAGCAGGCCGAAATCCAGGGCCTGGGCCGATTCGACACGCGCCGTTTCGGTGGCGAGATTGACGCTGGCCTTGCCTACGCCCGGCACCGCCTCAAGCGCCTTCTCGACACGGGCGACGCAGGACGCGCAGCTCATGCCGCCGATCTTTACTGCCTGGGTATGGGGGGAAGTGCTCATCGGGATACTCCTTGACCATGATTTGGCCACAGCATGAAGTATCCCATGATGGGAAGGTCAAGCGCTGTTTCGCAGCGCCTGACCTGGGAGGATTAACGTACTACGCAGTCCACTGCGCTACCCTGGCCGGGCCCGGAGGATGCGGTGGGGCCGGTCGAGGAATTGAAGCTCGGCGGCGGTGTGAACTGCAGGCCGGGATTGTTCGGGGGAACGACGACCGGCGGCTGGGTTACGCTCGGCACATAGCCGAACTGCCCTGCCGAGAACTGTGCCGTGCCGCCCGGGTTCTGGACCATGATTGCGCCGTCCTGCACGGCGATGTGCAGGCCTGGCGGCGGACCAGGCGGCGCCGTTGGCGCCACTGGCGCCGCAGGAGCTTTGCCGCCACTGGACGACGGCGGCGCAAGCGGGGGAGCTGCGCCCGGCGGCAGGCCGCCGCCCAGCAAGGCCCCTGCGCCGGGTGGAAGTGGCGGCGAATAGTTCACGATAAAGGTCGTGCCGCGGATACCGATGGTGGCCACGGGCGTCTTCAGCGCGAACTTCTCCTTGCTGCGCTTGCCCAGCAGGCCGGTCACCGAACGCAGGCCGCCCTTGACGAGGTTGAACTTCGCCTCGTCGCCTTCCGGCTTGCCATCGTCGAAGCTGAAGTTCTCGATCGTCATCGACGTTGCGGGGCGCAGCGTCATGGTGCTGTTGTCGATCATCTTCACCATCGCGTAGGTGTTCTTCTCGGTGATGAGCGTGTCGCCGTTCTCCACCTCGGACTTCAGCGAGAGGATCTTGGTGGCGCCGTTGGCCTTCTTCGCCAGCAGCGGCCCGCTCAGCTGCACCACGGTGCCTGCCACGGGGCCCGCCAGCGCCAGCGTGCTGACGGCCCACAGGGCCAGGACCAGGAAACCGCGCAGCGAATTAGTTGCAATAGGTTTTAGCAGGTGGTTTTTCATTTTGCGTTCCCTGTTTTTCAGTGGTGGCCGTTTCCTTCTCGGCCTTCTTCTGCTCGTCCTTGTCGGTCGCGGCCGGACCACCGCTGCTGTCGGAGCCCTTGCCGCTGCTGCTGCCACCACCCGAGGAGGAACCGGATCCCGACCCTGAACCTTCACGCGTGATGGTCTTGATCACTTCCTTGGTTGCGGCCTGCACTGGCTTTTCCGGCTCGCTCGCGGTAGGCGGCGACAGCACCTGGCACAGCGCCGAATTCGGAGCGATGGTGCAGATGTCGGCCGTCGGCGGCGGATTCACCGGCGGCGGATTCACTGGCGGCGGATCGACCGGGGGCGGATTCACCGGCGGCGGGTTGACCGGCGGCGGATCGACCGGCGGCGGGTTCACCGGCGGTGGATTCACGGGCGGCGGATTCACCGGAGGTGGATTGACCGGCGGCGGATTCACTGGCGGCGGATTGACCGGCGGCGGGTTCACCGGCGGAGGATTCACGGGCGGTGGATTCACGGGCGGCGGGCTCACGGGCGGTGGGCTCACGGGCGGAGGGCTCACCGGTGGCGGACTCGAAGGATTCAGGTTTGGCGTCCTGGTGACGGTGCTGCCGGTGACGGTGCCGTTGCCCAGAATGGCATCACCTGCCTTCAGCAGAACCGTTCCGCCAGTGGTCACCGAGCTGTTGATCGTCAGCTTGTCGCTGCTCGAACCGCTTGCACCTGCCTCGAGGGTGATGTTGCCGGTCGTGGACTGCACGTTGCCGCTGACGGTCAACGGGCTATGGGCTGCCACATTGATGTTGCCGCTGCTGGTGGTCACCGGACCCGCGATCGTGGTCGCGCCGTAATTGCTCAGCGTGATGCTGCCATCGCCGCTGCCAACAACCAACTGGTCGACCTGCAATGCCTGCGGGGCCGACGAGCTGTTGTTCACGATATTGATCGAATTTCCCGTGCTGCCGTTCGTGACCACATCCAGGTAGTTGACCTTCGTCGACAGCGCCAGAGAGCTGGTGCCCACAGCGCCATCCGCCTGCACCTGCAGCTTGTCGGCCACGATGGCGCCGGTACTCGTGAGCGACCCGCCAACGGTCAGCTTAAGCGTATCGGTGACATAGGCGTTGAAGAGGTTCAAGCCCGTCGTGGTCTTGAAATCGACGCCCTGTGCCTTGGCTGTACTGGTCCCCAGCAGGACATTCGAAACCGCGTTCGCGGCGTTATTCAGGGTCACGGTGCCCGGGGTAAGAATGTTCAGCGTGGACACGCCGATCGCACCCGTTTGAGCGATATTGCCCGAAGCGTCGAGTGTGATTTGCGTGATGGCCGCATTGCTGGCCGTATCTCCAGTGCCGCCAATGCCCGCGATGTCGATCGTGCTGGTGTTATAGCTCATCCCGAACTGCACTTTGGGAGCATTGATGAAGGAGAGATCCTTGAAGGACAGGCAATTGCTGGTGGAGCAATCCGCCCCAATAACCATGGAATACTTGGTGACGCCATCCGTCAGTGGCGCAATGTTCACCTTGTTGGTGGCATTGATCGCTGCGTTGACGTTCATCGAATTCGCCTGCAGCGTGACACCCGCCGCTGTCACCGGTGCATTGATGTCGATCGAGCCGGAGTTGGACACCAGGACGATGTTACGTGCGCCCCGGTCGACCGCGCCTGCCACGGTGACCCCATTCGCGCCGCCAACCAGCACCTCGCCGCTGACCGCGTCGAGCATGGCGCTATTGAGGTAAGTGGTCGTGCTGTCCTGGGTGCCATTCACCTGCATCAGGCCATTGGAGCGAGACGTGGAGAAGTTGACGGCATAACTGCCGGCGGCAATGCTGGCGCCCGTCAGGTCATAGTTCGCCGCGGCCATGGCCAAGCCCTTGGACGCCGTCACGGTGCCACTGATGTCCAGGATGCCTTGCGTGTAGAGCGAGGTGAACGAAGGCAAAGTGACGGTACCCACGGTCAGGTCATCGCCATACCCCGCAGAGACATAAATTGCCTGCGCGTCGATCTTGCCCAGGGTTGCGGAAGTCAGGCGCAGCGCAGAGCCTTCCACCGCGCTGAAGGTATCGCCGACGTAAATATCATCGCTGGACAACAGTGAAACCGTGCTTGCCGTCAGCGTTCCGCTCATATTCAGTGCACTGGTGTTGACGATCACGCCGCCGCCCAGCACCTGACCGCCGGCAGGTACGGTGACCGTTGGTGCAGCCAAGGTGACAGCGTTGGTCTTCGCATCGACCTGTTTCGCGGTCAGCGTTGCGCTGCCGGAGAGGTTCACATTGATATGCGATGCGGTCACCGTGCTCGGCATGGTGAGCGATTCCAGCGTCAGGCTGGTGGAACCGGTGTAGTCCAGGGAACTGATTCCGTTTGCCGTCAGCTTCGACACCTGGTTGGCCACACCGCTCAAGGTGTAGTTGCCTCCTCCGAGCAGGGTCAGCTCGTTGGCCACCAGCGGTGCACTGAAGGTTTGGGTCAGCGAGCTGGCGGTCAGGGTAATGCTGTCGGCATTGACGCCTTCCAGGCCGTTGCCGCTATCAAGTTGAATGCCATCGACGTCCTTGAACGCGAAGGTAGTGCTGGCGGAACCCACCAGCTTGTTCACATCGTTCAGGCCACCCAGGTCGACGGAGGCGCCTGTGACGTACAACTTGTCGGCCGTTACCGCAGCGCTCCCGCTCACGGCGCCGGAAGATTTCAGTTCCAGCTCGGCAGGCACAGTTACCGCGCCGTTTATTGCAACCGCTCCCCCTTCCAGCGTCACCCGGCTCAGGCCAGTCTGTGTGCTCAGATCGAGCGTACCTTCGACGCTGGTCGTGCCGAGGTAGCCGGCCGCGCTGCCGATCTTGATATTGGTCGCGGAAAGAGTCTTCAATTCCGCCGTTGTGACTTGCGCGCTCGGGTCCGAGCCGACCTTCAGTGCAGCCGTGCTGCTTTCCAGGTCCAGATAGACAGTGTTGCCTGCAATAGTGCCGGCGGCGCCGCCCAGGCGCAGGTCGTCCGAGCGCAGGTAGACGTCGCCAGCGCGGACGCTGCCGCCGCTCACCACATTCAACTTGCCCGAGCCCGTCGTACCCATGTAGATGGTATGCAGGGTGTCGGCGCGCACCAGGGCATTCACATTGATGTCGTTGTTCGACTGGAACGACAAGTGCATGCTCTTGCCCGAGGTATTCAACTCGGAATTGATGTTGATGGTGCCACCGTTGGCGTTGCCCAGAGCCAGCTCGTAGGCATCGATGTGGGCCAGCTCGTCATTCGTGAGCGACATGGAGCTTGCGCTCGTGGTGTCCGCCGCATTGATATTGATTTCCCGGCCAACGGTACGCGTGGCGATCGAAACGAAACCGCCGCCGTTGTCCGAGTTGGTGATGCTGCCCGCGATATCCAGGTTGTCCGCCGTCAGCGCAATGGTAGGCTGCGGATCCGTAATGGAGGCCGGAGCTGCCCTCAGGCTGCCCGAGGCGAGAATATTGATCGTGCCGCCCGGCTGGGTGGTTGCTGTGATGTCGCCCGCGGAAGAGTTCACCGCCGCAGCGACATCGATCCGGGGTCCCTTGAGCACCACGTTGCCGCCAGCGGTCGTGATGCCCTGGTTAACGTAGACCGTGCCGGCAGCATTGGCCGTGCCGGATGCGATATCGCCCGCAGAGAGGGTGACGGCGCCGCCGTTGGTCGTGATGGCCTGGTTCACGTTGATGTTGTTGCCCGCCTGTGCGGTCAGTCCCACGTTCGCCGTTGTGATGTTGACAGCGGCATTGACGTTGATGTCGTTCTTCGCCAACAGCACCACATTCGTGCCTGCCCCATTGATGTCGGACGCGTTGATGCTCGAGGTGGCCGTGCCGCCCGCGCCGCCATTGAAGTCGGCCATGTCGGCCAGGCCGTAGCCGCCGCTGCTGGAAACGATCTCGATGTTGTAAGGGTCCAGGAGCCAGACGCCATTGGTGTCCTTGCCTGTGGTATCGACGCGCAGGCCCGCCACGTCGAGGTAGTGGCCGGAGGTTTCGACGAAACCGCCCTTGCCGTTTGCGCTGCGCGCGGAAATGGCGCCGTAGGCCTGGGCCGATTCGTCGCCCCAGACGATGACTTTACCGCCGTCGCCGCTGGCCAGCGCATCGGCCTTCACCACGGCGTTCTTGCCAACGAAGGTTTGCTTCGCGTTCTGCACTGCTGCGTTCTTGCCCTGGTAGTCGCCGCCCAGCAGCACCGAGCCGCCGCCTTGCTGGCCGCTCGCGTCCACCACGGCGTCGCCGTTCAGGCCGACTTTCTCGCCCAGGATCTGGATATCGCCGCCCTTGCCCGCGCCGGTGGCGGTGGTTCGGCTGCCTGCATCGGCCAGCACGGTGCGGCTGGCCTTCAGGATGATCTTGCCGTTCTCGCCGCGCACGGCGCTGTCGGCGTTCACGATGCCGCGCTGGTTCACCAGCGCGCCGTAGATGCCCACGCGGCCGCCCTGCGCCACGATCTGGCCCAGGTTCAGCGCCTGGTCTTCAGGCGCCGACACCACCACCTGGATGGCAGGGTTCGAGGAATCCACCAGCTGCACGCTCTTGCCCGCAGCCAGCAGCACCTCGCCGTTCGGCGCGGTGATCACGCCATGGTTCTCCACGGTAGGCGCAATCAGGAAGACCTTGCCGCCCTGGGGCGTGGTGATCTGCCCCTGGTTCACGACCTTGCCGGCATGGCCTTCGGCGTTGAAGTTGTTCTTACCAGCCAGGAAATCGGCGTTCGAGAGCTGCAGGCTGGATGCCACCAGGCCGTTCACGTCGATGCGCGCGTCCTTGCCGAACATGATGCCGTTCGGGTTGATGAGGAAGACCTGGCCGTTCGACTGCAGGGAACCCAGGATCTGGCTCGGGTCCTGCCCCGTGATCCGGTTCAGCACCTTGCTGTCGCTGCTTTGCTGGATGAAGCGGGTGATCTCGTCGCGCTGGACCGAGAAGCTCTGCCAGTTGATGATCGTGTTCGGCGTGTTCGTGATCGAGAACACATTGCCCTGCTGGCTGAACGTGGCCTGGCCCGCCACCACCTGTGGCAGGGTGGGATTGGCCTGAGCGACGCCGAAGCATGCCGCGATGGTTGCAGCCAGCAGCTTGCGCTGCAGCTGGTAGCCCCCTTGCGGAGCGCGCTGGTGTTGGTCGAGATGTGTCATGATGTCCGCCTCAATAAGAAAGGCCAAGCCGCACGTGCAGTTTGTCCGCGCCGTCACGCTGGGTAGCGCCGGCCCGCACCACATGCCCGTAGTCCAGTTGCAGGTTCACGTAGCTGGAAACCAGCAAACGCAGGCCGAGGCCCACGCTGCCAATCGAAGTACTGGTCATTTCACCCGGCAGGGAGTGGTTCCGTTTCACATAGGCGTTGTCGTAGAACGCCAGCGCGCGGCACTGCCAGGCCTTGTTGCCGCACAAATTCGGGGTGTACACCTCAAGGTTCGCGCCCGCGCCCGAATCGTTCGAGATCTCGCGTTCGCCGAAGCCGCGCACCGAGCCCGCGCCGCCCGCGCCATACTGCTCGCCGGGGATCAGCGCGTCGCGCGTGTACTGGGCGTTGATGATGGCGCGGAACTGCCAGTCCTGCGGCAGCACCGTGCTGTAGCTGCCGCTCAGGCGCAGCAGGGTGTAATCGTCCTTGGCGCCGGTGCGCACGCGGGTGAAGTCTTCCTGCTTGCCGCGCGAGCCGCCCGGCACGTTGCGGATCAGGGAGACCGAGCCACCCAGCTCGCCGTCCGGCATGCCGAGCGAACCCTGATAGGTCACGCTGAGCGGATGCACCGTCACGTTGTTGCCCAGCTCAGTACCGAGCAGCAGGATGCTGTTCTTGAAGGCCTTGTAGTCCACGCCGTACACCAGCTTGGACTCGTACTCGCCCTGCTTCATCAGGTTGTGCGTATAGCGGCCGCCGTAGACGGCGCCCTTGCCGCTCACGGCCAGGTCGAAGATGCCGGCGGTCACGGTGCCGGAATCCACGTTCGAATAGCTGGCGAAGAAGTCCAGCGAATCGCCCAGGGCGTACAGCGGAACGTGGTAGCCCAGGCCATACACCTTGATCGCGCCCGGCTTTTCCGCCGTGGTGGTGTACTGCAGGCTGGCCACGTGGTCGCGCCCGAACAGGTTCGCGTGCTGCAGCACGAAACCGAGGTGGGTCTTGCCGGTGGTGCTGGTGCCCGTGTTATCGCCATTCATCATGACCTTCCACGGGCTCTCGTCCGTCACTTCCAGCGCCGCATCGACCTCGTCGTCCTTCTCGCCGCTTTGCAGCTTCATCGCCACTTTCTTGGACGGGTTCTCGTTCGAGAGCTTCAGGCTCTTCGAGATGTCGCGCAGGTTCGGCGTCTGGCCGGGCTCAAGGCCTGGCAGCGCGCGGCGCACGTTGGCCTCGTCGAAGTACTGGTTGTTCTTTACGGTGACGCGGCCGATCTTCGTTTCCACCACCTTCAGCTGCACCACGCCGCGGTCCAGTTCCTGCTCCGGCAGCTCCACCGAAACAACGGAGTAACCGATTGCGCGGTAGGCCTCTTCCAGCGCTTCGAGGGCATTCTGCACGCTGCCGAAGTCGCGGTCCTTGCCGACGAAAGGCGCCACGGCACGCTGGGCCACGTCGGCGGGCAGCAGCGTGTTGCCGGTGATGTCGAAGCGGGTAATCTCGAAACGGATCACGTCGGTCGCGGGCTCTTGGGCCCACGCGGCGGCGACAGCAGTGGCAAGGATCGAGCCTGCGAGCAGGCGCGCAAAGCGGTATTTCATATGTCGGCTCAGGATGTTGTAGTTTTGGGTGTTTTTTTTGATACAAGTCTTGTTAATCTGACTTGCCGCTCCCCTGTCTCAGGCGCAACAAGATTATCCCGCATTTACGTCCCGGAAATAAACGTTTTCCTCATTCCATGAAGAAATTTCAGGCAAAACCGACACAAAAATGCGGCTTGCAGCGCCCCATGAGGCTCAGAATACCCCGGAAGCACAATTATTTCTTACCAGAAAGTCCGGGAATTTGTCGGAAATTTGTAGACGCTACTTGGTCTCAAAGGTGGTCACCCCGTCCCAGTCGGCGCCGGGCGGGTGTTCGCGGTAGAAGGCGATGCGCTCTTCGTAGAGCTGGTAGACGGGGCGCACCGGGAAGCGCGCGGCCAGCTCCTTCAGCCCTGCCTCTGCGGCGTCCCACTGCTGGGAACGGATCAGGGCCAGGGTCTCGTGCCATTTTGCCAACTCGGCGTGGGTGGCCTCGTCGATCTGGTCTTCCCGGGCGATAGGCTCGAAGATGGCCACGGGTTCGTTCTTGCCTTTCACGCGCACCAGGTCCAGTTCGCGGTAGGCGAACTCCTGGGCCAGGATACGGGTGGTTTCGCCCACCACAATACCCACGCCATAGACCTTGGTGATGCCTTCCAGGCGCGAGCCCAGGTTCACGGCGTCGCCCATCACGGTGTAGGCGCGGCGGATGCTGGAGCCCATGTCGCCCACGTGCATCATGCCGCTGTTCAGGCCAATGCCGATCTTCAGCTCGGGCCAGCCGCGCTTCAGGAAGTCCTCGTTCAGGCGGGCGGCGCTGGCCTGCATCAGCAGGGCCGTGGCCACGCCGCGGCTGGCGTGGTCGTTGAAGGCCACGGGCGCGCCCCAGAAGGCCATCACGGCGTCGCCGATGTATTTGTCCAGCGTGCCGCGGTGGCTGTCGCGGATGTCCTCGGACATGGCCGTGAGGTACAGGTTGATGTACTCGCGCAGCTGGCGCGGGCTCAGGCCTTCGGAGATGGTGGTGAAGCCGCGCACGTCGACGAACATCACCGTCAGCTCGCGGCTTTCGCCGTCCATATTGTATTGCTCGGGGTTCTCCGCCATTTCGGCCACCAGCTCCGGCGCCACGTATTCGCCAAAGCGGGACACGAGCGCGCGGCCGCGCCGCACTTCGAAGAAGTAGCCCCAGGCCACATTGAACACGAAGAGCAGCACGATCAGCAGCAGCGTGATCGCCACATTGGTCACCGCATCGAGGTCGGTGTAGAGGTAGTAGTTGAAGGCCGATGCCGCCACCAGGGCAGCCGCCGCGATCAGGATGGACCACAGCGGCGGCAGCACGGCGAGGGCGAAAGTCAGCACCACGCCGATCAGCACGGCCTGGCCGAACTCGATGGCGAGCGCGAAGTCCGGCCGCGCCTTGAAGCTCTCTTCCAGGATGGACTTGATCACGTTGGCGTGAATCTCCACCCCGGGGTATTCGGCATTGACCGGCGTGGCCCGCAGGTCGTTCAGGCCCGCGGCCGTGGTGCCGACCAGGACGATCTTGTTCTCCAGCTGTTCTTTCGGCGTGCGGCCCGCCATCACATCCGCCGCGGACACATAGCGGAAAGCGCCGCCTTCCGGGCCGCCCGTGCCGCGGAACTGCACGGTGGTGGTCAGGCCCGCGCCGACGGGAATGGCGATGCGTCCCTGCTCGTGGAACAGGGCGATGGCATCCAGGCCGCCATTGGTGCGCTCCGCGTCCGACAGCGTATCGACGGTGCCCTGCCAGATGGGCGCAATGGCGCGCGCGTTCAGCGCCGCTGCCACGGTAGCCAGCGACAGGGTGGGATAGTAGCCGTCGCCTATCTTCTGCAGCAGGGCCGTGGTGCGCACCACGCCGTCCGAATCGGGCAGCGCCGTGAAGATGCCCGCTCCCGCTGCCGCCTGCTGCAGGCGCTCGATATTGGCTTCGTAGCCCTTGGAGTCGAAGGCGTCGAGGGTGCGCCCGTTCAGGTCCTCCACGGTGAAGGCGGGCTTGGG encodes:
- a CDS encoding CHASE2 domain-containing protein — its product is MPLRAPKFAKVAGRVAAKYGVRWLVGLALTAIAALQITHYLHMDLVDRMDTGIADLRMRLEKPVLDQNVVIVDIDTKSLTQVGRFPWSRDKVALLVRQLTEHYGVAGVGFDVSFPEPDTSSGYGVLQSLARNQLKDVPGLEGQLQRLETQMDYDGLLAQAMEGQPVVLGYNVSTEAAKKGVLPKPAFTVEDLNGRTLDAFDSKGYEANIERLQQAAAGAGIFTALPDSDGVVRTTALLQKIGDGYYPTLSLATVAAALNARAIAPIWQGTVDTLSDAERTNGGLDAIALFHEQGRIAIPVGAGLTTTVQFRGTGGPEGGAFRYVSAADVMAGRTPKEQLENKIVLVGTTAAGLNDLRATPVNAEYPGVEIHANVIKSILEESFKARPDFALAIEFGQAVLIGVVLTFALAVLPPLWSILIAAAALVAASAFNYYLYTDLDAVTNVAITLLLIVLLFVFNVAWGYFFEVRRGRALVSRFGEYVAPELVAEMAENPEQYNMDGESRELTVMFVDVRGFTTISEGLSPRQLREYINLYLTAMSEDIRDSHRGTLDKYIGDAVMAFWGAPVAFNDHASRGVATALLMQASAARLNEDFLKRGWPELKIGIGLNSGMMHVGDMGSSIRRAYTVMGDAVNLGSRLEGITKVYGVGIVVGETTRILAQEFAYRELDLVRVKGKNEPVAIFEPIAREDQIDEATHAELAKWHETLALIRSQQWDAAEAGLKELAARFPVRPVYQLYEERIAFYREHPPGADWDGVTTFETK